One stretch of Muribaculum intestinale DNA includes these proteins:
- a CDS encoding TonB family protein encodes MARGKQTCKILKEIRRQIAEANGIEFATSECRYKGDCLGTCPKCEAEVRYLEQQLRARSLAGKAVALAGISAGMILMSGCSGTSTKNQNNDDLLGVFIESPEMIEEVEDTDEGEMPLFEDSISCLTPEINGAKEGEISNASEFIVIQGDIAMEPEDDTDEVKIYNVVEQMPEFPGGQAALLKFIGDNLKYPKETVGCFQGSVRVRFYVDTLGHVCDPQIVRGLDSALDREVLRVVRLFPDFIPGQHEGRKVNVYMNLPISFDPNRY; translated from the coding sequence ATGGCACGAGGAAAGCAGACCTGCAAGATATTGAAAGAGATACGTCGGCAGATAGCCGAGGCAAACGGCATCGAGTTCGCCACATCGGAATGTCGCTATAAGGGCGACTGCCTCGGCACATGCCCCAAATGCGAAGCCGAGGTGCGCTACCTTGAGCAGCAGCTCCGCGCCCGCTCCCTCGCCGGAAAAGCCGTAGCCCTCGCCGGTATCTCGGCAGGAATGATTCTCATGTCGGGGTGCAGCGGCACATCAACAAAAAATCAGAACAATGATGATCTTCTTGGCGTATTTATTGAATCGCCCGAAATGATTGAAGAAGTAGAAGATACTGATGAAGGCGAAATGCCCTTGTTTGAAGATTCAATTTCATGTTTGACACCTGAAATTAACGGTGCCAAAGAAGGCGAGATTAGCAACGCCTCCGAGTTCATAGTAATACAAGGCGATATCGCAATGGAACCGGAAGATGACACTGATGAAGTCAAAATATATAATGTAGTGGAGCAAATGCCGGAGTTTCCGGGAGGGCAGGCTGCATTGTTGAAGTTCATTGGTGACAATCTCAAATATCCGAAAGAAACAGTTGGTTGTTTTCAAGGAAGTGTCAGAGTAAGGTTTTATGTTGACACATTAGGCCATGTATGTGACCCACAGATAGTCCGAGGTCTGGATTCCGCTCTTGATAGAGAAGTCTTGAGAGTCGTGAGGCTGTTCCCTGATTTCATTCCGGGACAACATGAGGGCAGGAAAGTTAATGTATATATGAATTTGCCAATAAGTTTTGACCCTAACCGATATTGA
- a CDS encoding carboxypeptidase-like regulatory domain-containing protein produces the protein MARGKQTCKILKEIRRQIAEANGIEFATSECRYKGDCLGTCPKCEAEVRYLEQQLRSRQRMGKAVAIAGISAASLAMLMPISTEAQMQQERQDFLKGSIPAVTDTITVKGIVLSGDTLPDGGISKEPLIGATISNNRTALGAIADLEGHFGLPACIGDTLEVEYVGYEPQTIVVTEDMRNVEITLVPYQAFMGEVVVLDARQEENHYLDLNVIDEHGNLMDSDNLDISRIWIDEDGEEDYEYLNPKYFDENHPCRIYWDYDLALQDKDDKPLKEATLRIEAEGYDDPVIIKVKYPKRNAKKTIKFKHKKK, from the coding sequence ATGGCACGAGGAAAGCAGACCTGCAAGATACTTAAAGAGATACGTCGGCAGATAGCCGAGGCAAACGGCATCGAGTTCGCCACTTCGGAATGTCGCTATAAGGGCGACTGCCTCGGCACATGCCCCAAGTGCGAGGCCGAGGTGCGCTACCTTGAGCAGCAGCTCCGCTCGCGTCAGCGCATGGGTAAAGCCGTAGCTATCGCCGGTATCTCGGCGGCATCCCTCGCCATGCTAATGCCTATCAGCACGGAGGCACAGATGCAACAGGAGCGTCAAGACTTTCTGAAAGGGAGCATACCGGCAGTGACAGATACAATCACAGTCAAAGGCATAGTGCTGAGTGGTGACACGTTGCCGGACGGCGGCATATCAAAAGAGCCGTTAATCGGAGCGACGATATCAAACAATCGCACAGCATTAGGAGCCATAGCAGATTTGGAAGGCCATTTCGGACTGCCCGCCTGTATCGGTGATACATTGGAAGTGGAATATGTCGGTTATGAACCGCAAACGATTGTCGTGACCGAGGATATGAGAAATGTGGAAATCACACTTGTTCCGTACCAAGCATTTATGGGAGAAGTTGTAGTATTGGATGCAAGACAAGAAGAGAATCATTATCTCGACCTCAATGTGATAGACGAGCATGGCAATCTGATGGATAGTGATAATTTAGACATTTCGAGAATATGGATTGATGAGGACGGAGAGGAGGATTACGAATATCTTAATCCAAAGTACTTTGACGAGAATCATCCATGCCGCATTTATTGGGATTATGACTTGGCACTCCAAGACAAAGATGACAAGCCATTAAAAGAAGCCACACTCCGCATCGAAGCTGAGGGTTACGACGACCCTGTGATAATAAAGGTCAAGTACCCCAAACGCAACGCCAAGAAAACCATCAAGTTCAAACACAAAAAGAAATAG